From Pontibacter actiniarum, a single genomic window includes:
- the ileS gene encoding isoleucine--tRNA ligase: MVKYNEYKNLNYAKVGEDVLEFWKKNNIFEKSVATREGNAPFVFYEGPPSANGKPGIHHVMARAVKDIFCRYKTLKGFQVNRKGGWDTHGLPIELQVEKELGITKEDIGKTISVEEYNQRCRETVMRFKNQWDTLTEQMGYWVDLNNPYITFENEYIESCWALLRRLYDKGYLYKGYTIQPFSPAAGTGLSSHELNQPGCYKMVKDTTIVAQFEVKKITRNMFLFENEDEKVYFLAWTTTPWTLPANTGLAVGKGIKYVKVKSFNPYTYEPISVVLGKDLVGRYFNPKAADLALEDFKPGDKLIPFKVVEEFTGADLNGVEYHQLLPYVQPEKPAFRVVIGDFVTTEDGTGIVHISPTFGADDARVAAQNDIPSLLVLDENGKLGPIVDRQGRFVKEITDFAGMYVKNYNGEDENGVDYKPTDVKIAIKLKEEGKAFKVEKYEHTYPHCWRTDKPVLYYPLDSWFIKTTAVKDRLIELNKTINWKPESTGTGRFGNWLENLVDWNLSRSRYWGTPLPIWRTEDGEEEICIGSIAELNEEIAKAVQAGVMDANVEVKDLHRPYVDNIILLSKSGKAMYREPDLIDVWFDSGAMPYAQWHYPIENKEIFEKNFPADFIAEGVDQTRGWFFTLHALAVMLEDSVAYKNVIANGLVLDKNGNKMSKRLGNAIDPFEMIGQYGPDAVRWYMIANAPPWDNLKFNPDGVVETQRRFFGTLQNTYSFFALYANLDNFTYAEADVPLAQRTESDRWIISKLNTLVQDVDSYYADYDPTRAARAIQDFVVDDLSNWYVRLNRKRFWKGEYNTDKMAAYQTLYTCLETVAKLASPVAPFYAEQLFLDLNSVSGRNEVESVHLALYPEVAEGAIDMDLEERMQLAQTVSSLVHSLRKKEMIKVRQPLQRILIPVLNNRMRAQIDAVADLILSEVNVKTIEFIDDTSGVLVKKIKPNFKKLGQVFGPKMKLVAAAVQRMDQNDIATLEREGGFEVMLNDEETAVLTPDDVEISSEDIPGWLVASEGKLTVALDITLTEELKQEGIARDLVNRIQNLRKDTNLEVQDKIHILLQRSMPEVTAAIENYSDYICAETQALSLDTVENLESATLLDIDEYKVYIQIQTEKASV; encoded by the coding sequence ATGGTAAAGTACAACGAGTATAAAAACCTAAACTACGCCAAAGTAGGCGAAGATGTACTGGAGTTCTGGAAGAAGAACAACATCTTCGAGAAATCGGTGGCTACCCGCGAGGGCAACGCCCCGTTCGTGTTTTACGAAGGACCGCCTTCAGCAAACGGTAAGCCGGGCATTCACCACGTGATGGCCCGTGCCGTGAAAGATATTTTCTGCCGCTATAAGACCCTAAAAGGATTCCAGGTAAACCGTAAAGGTGGTTGGGATACACACGGCCTTCCAATTGAGCTGCAGGTAGAGAAAGAGCTGGGCATTACGAAAGAGGATATCGGCAAAACCATTTCGGTAGAGGAGTATAACCAGCGCTGCCGCGAAACGGTAATGCGTTTCAAAAACCAGTGGGACACGCTGACCGAGCAGATGGGCTACTGGGTAGACCTGAACAACCCGTATATCACCTTCGAGAACGAGTATATCGAATCTTGCTGGGCGTTGCTGCGTAGGCTGTACGACAAAGGCTACCTATACAAAGGTTATACCATCCAGCCTTTCTCTCCGGCAGCCGGCACCGGCCTTAGCTCACACGAGCTAAACCAGCCAGGCTGCTACAAAATGGTGAAGGATACGACCATCGTGGCGCAGTTCGAGGTGAAGAAGATCACCCGCAATATGTTCCTGTTCGAGAACGAGGACGAGAAAGTATACTTCCTTGCCTGGACGACTACGCCTTGGACGCTGCCTGCCAATACAGGTCTAGCCGTAGGCAAAGGCATCAAGTATGTGAAGGTAAAATCTTTCAACCCATATACCTATGAGCCAATCTCGGTGGTATTGGGTAAAGATCTTGTAGGCCGCTACTTCAACCCGAAAGCTGCTGACCTGGCACTGGAGGATTTTAAGCCGGGCGACAAACTGATTCCTTTCAAGGTAGTGGAAGAGTTTACGGGAGCTGATCTGAACGGTGTGGAATACCACCAGTTGTTGCCATACGTGCAGCCAGAGAAGCCAGCTTTCCGCGTAGTGATCGGTGATTTCGTAACGACAGAAGATGGTACCGGTATTGTGCATATCTCGCCAACCTTTGGTGCAGACGATGCCCGTGTAGCGGCCCAGAATGATATTCCGTCGCTGCTGGTGCTGGATGAGAACGGCAAGCTGGGCCCGATCGTGGACAGGCAAGGCCGCTTCGTGAAAGAGATCACAGACTTTGCCGGCATGTACGTGAAGAACTACAACGGTGAAGACGAGAATGGGGTAGACTATAAGCCAACAGATGTTAAGATTGCCATCAAGCTGAAAGAAGAAGGCAAGGCGTTTAAGGTGGAGAAGTACGAGCACACCTATCCGCATTGCTGGAGAACAGACAAGCCAGTGCTATACTACCCACTGGATAGCTGGTTCATCAAAACCACGGCTGTTAAGGACAGGCTGATTGAGCTGAACAAAACCATCAACTGGAAACCAGAGTCTACGGGTACAGGCCGTTTCGGTAACTGGCTTGAGAACCTGGTGGACTGGAACCTGTCGCGCTCGCGCTACTGGGGTACGCCGCTACCAATCTGGAGAACAGAAGACGGAGAGGAGGAAATCTGCATCGGCTCTATTGCAGAACTGAACGAAGAGATCGCTAAAGCTGTGCAAGCTGGCGTGATGGATGCTAATGTGGAGGTGAAAGACCTGCACCGCCCGTATGTGGACAACATTATATTGTTGAGCAAGTCCGGTAAGGCAATGTACAGAGAACCAGACCTTATCGACGTTTGGTTCGATTCTGGTGCGATGCCTTATGCACAGTGGCACTACCCAATCGAGAACAAGGAAATCTTCGAAAAGAACTTCCCTGCGGACTTTATTGCCGAGGGTGTAGACCAGACACGTGGCTGGTTCTTTACCCTGCATGCGCTGGCTGTAATGCTGGAGGATAGCGTTGCGTACAAGAACGTAATCGCGAACGGCCTGGTGCTGGACAAGAACGGCAACAAGATGAGTAAGCGCCTAGGCAATGCCATTGATCCGTTCGAGATGATCGGCCAGTATGGTCCGGATGCTGTGCGTTGGTACATGATCGCGAATGCGCCGCCTTGGGATAACCTGAAGTTTAACCCAGATGGCGTGGTAGAAACGCAGCGTCGATTCTTCGGTACACTGCAGAACACCTACTCGTTCTTCGCGCTCTATGCCAACCTCGATAACTTTACCTATGCAGAGGCTGATGTGCCGTTGGCGCAGCGTACGGAGTCGGATCGCTGGATCATCTCCAAGCTGAACACGCTGGTGCAGGATGTAGATAGCTACTATGCTGACTACGACCCAACGCGTGCTGCACGAGCCATCCAGGATTTCGTGGTAGACGACTTGAGTAATTGGTACGTGCGCCTGAACCGTAAGCGTTTCTGGAAAGGCGAGTACAACACCGATAAAATGGCCGCTTACCAGACGCTTTATACTTGCCTGGAAACAGTGGCTAAACTAGCTTCTCCGGTGGCTCCGTTCTACGCAGAGCAGTTGTTCCTGGATCTGAACAGCGTAAGCGGCAGGAACGAGGTAGAGTCGGTACACCTGGCCCTTTACCCAGAAGTTGCGGAAGGTGCTATCGATATGGATCTGGAAGAGCGTATGCAACTGGCACAAACAGTATCTTCTCTGGTGCACTCGCTGCGCAAGAAAGAGATGATCAAGGTGCGTCAGCCACTACAGCGCATCCTGATTCCGGTACTCAACAATAGAATGCGTGCTCAGATTGATGCTGTAGCCGACCTAATCCTGAGCGAGGTGAATGTGAAGACGATCGAGTTCATCGATGATACGTCGGGCGTATTAGTGAAGAAGATCAAGCCTAACTTTAAAAAGCTGGGCCAGGTATTCGGACCGAAGATGAAGTTGGTAGCCGCCGCCGTACAGCGCATGGACCAGAACGACATCGCCACGCTGGAGCGTGAAGGTGGTTTTGAGGTGATGCTGAACGACGAGGAAACTGCCGTTCTGACGCCGGACGATGTGGAGATTTCTTCTGAGGATATCCCGGGCTGGTTGGTTGCCAGCGAAGGCAAGTTGACAGTAGCGCTGGATATCACGCTGACAGAGGAACTGAAGCAGGAAGGTATTGCCCGCGATCTTGTAAACCGTATCCAGAATCTGCGCAAGGACACAAACCTGGAGGTGCAGGACAAGATTCATATCCTGTTACAGCGCAGTATGCCGGAAGTAACAGCGGCCATCGAGAACTACAGCGACTATATCTGTGCCGAAACGCAGGCTTTATCGCTGGATACAGTCGAAAACC